The Myotis daubentonii chromosome 21, mMyoDau2.1, whole genome shotgun sequence genome window below encodes:
- the LOC132222884 gene encoding gastrula zinc finger protein XlCGF26.1-like isoform X1: MDVNFEDVVIAFSQEEWGLLDEAQKLLYYNVMLEVFAFVSSVGCWHKMDDEEACSDQSVSIQGESQVGASKTATATQKTLLCKRCFSVLQHILHLTGSHAAHFGQTAFCSDTCVGDVCFSTNPHQQQSNECGEEPWKEAMNGASFVSRCSFSLSLVPSTSREVGEDLLYNSELPQHQATLNTEELHCGSEISQEFLDGKSHHQWGECEDTAIHNLKVVQCQGAFSGKVIYECNKCRKVFRRIFNLIQHKRVHPGEQLYEYRECGKFFRERSTLINHQRVHTGERPYECNECGKFFRERSTLINHQRVHTGERPYECNECGKFFRERSTFINHQRVHTGERPYECNECGKSFSKSSTLINHQRVHSGERPYECTECAKSFSRKSNLINHLRVHSGEKPYECAECGKSFSQKSSLTIHLKVHTGEKPYECTECGKSCSQKANLIKHLRVHTGEKPYECCECGKCFTQRPVLIKHQRVHTREKPYEVRHCGKSLSNKSALEQNRVHTGEKPYACRQCGKSFSQKSYVMQHLRVHTGEKPYECRECGMSFRRRDHLIVHLRVHTGEKPYQCTECGKAFSQKSTLMKHLRVHSGETC, from the exons ATG gatgtGAACTTTGAGGACGTAGTCAttgccttctctcaggaggagtgggggctccttgatgaggctcagaaacTTCTGTACTAcaatgtgatgctggaagtgtttgcatttgtatcatctgtag gttgttggcataaaatGGATGATGAGGAGGCCTGTTCTGATCAGAGTGTATCtatacaaggagagtcacaggtcggggcttctaagacagctacagccacccagaagacccttctgtgtaagcggtgtttctctgtgttacaacatattttgcacctgactggGTCACATGCAGCACACTTTGGGCAGACAGCCTTCTGTAGTGACACATGTGTTGGAGATGTCTGTTTCAGTACAAATCCTCATCAGCAACAGAGCAATGAATGTGGAGAGGAGCCCTGGAAAGAAGCTATGAATGGGGCCTCCTTTGTGAGCAGGTGCAGCTTCTCCTTATCTTTGGTGCCTTCAACCAGCAGGGAGGTTGGGGAAGACTTGCTGTACAACTCAGAGcttccccagcaccaggccactctcaacactgaggagctacactgtggcagtgagatttcacaggaatttcttGATGGAAAAAGTCATCACCAGTGGGGTGAATGTGAAGACACTGCCATCCACAACCTGAAAGTTGTTCAATGTCAGGGTGCATTTTCTGGAAAAGTGATTTATGAATGTAACAAATGTAGGAAAGTGTTTAGAcgaatctttaacctcattcAACATAAGAGAGTTCACCCTGGAGAACAGCTGTATGAGTATAGAGAATGTGGGAAGTTCTTCAGGGAAAGAAGTACACTCATTAaccaccagagagttcacactggagagaggcCATATgagtgtaatgaatgtgggaagtTCTTCAGGGAAAGAAGTACACTCATTAaccaccagagagttcacactggagagaggcCATATGAGTGTAATGAATGTGGAAAGTTCTTCAGGGAAAGAAGTACATTCATTAaccaccagagagttcacactggagagaggcCATATgagtgtaatgaatgtgggaagtccttcagtaaAAGTAGTACACTCATTAACCACCAGAGAGTTCACTCTGGAGAGAGGCCATATGAGTGTACTGAATGTGCGAAGTCTTTTAGCCGAAAATCTAATCTTATTAACCATCTGAGAGttcacagtggagagaagccatatgagtgtgctgaatgtgggaagtcttttagccAAAAATCTAGCCTTACTATACATCTaaaagttcacactggagagaagccatatgagtgtactgaatgtgggaagtcttgtAGCCAAAAAGCTAACCTTATTAAACAtctgagagttcacactggagaaaagccatatgagtgttgtgaatgtgggaagtgcTTCACACAAAGACCTGTACTCATtaaacaccagagagttcacactagAGAGAAGCCATATGAGGTTAGACATTGTGGGAAGTCCTTGAGTAATAAGTCTGCCCTTGAACAAAacagagttcatacaggagaaaagccatatgcATGCAGacaatgtgggaagtcttttagccAAAAATCTTACGTTATGCAACAtctgagagttcacactggagagaagccatatgagtgtagagAATGTGGGATGTCCTTTCGACGAAGGGATCACCTCATTGTACacctcagagttcacactggagagaagccgtATCAGTGTACTGAATGTGGGAAGGCTTTTAGCCAGAAATCTACTCTTATGAAACATCTGAGAGTTCACAGTGGAGAGACGTGTTAA
- the LOC132222884 gene encoding gastrula zinc finger protein XlCGF26.1-like isoform X2 encodes MDVNFEDVVIAFSQEEWGLLDEAQKLLYYNVMLEVFAFVSSVGCWHKMDDEEACSDQSVSIQGESQVGASKTATATQKTLLCKRCFSVLQHILHLTGSHAAHFGQTAFCSDTCVGDVCFSTNPHQQQSNECGEEPWKEAMNGASFVSRCSFSLSLVPSTSREVGEDLLYNSELPQHQATLNTEELHCGSEISQEFLDGKSHHQWGECEDTAIHNLKVVQCQGAFSGKVIYECNKCRKVFRRIFNLIQHKRVHPGEQLYEYRECGKFFRERSTLINHQRVHTGERPYECNECGKFFRERSTLINHQRVHTGERPYECNECGKFFRERSTFINHQRVHTGERPYECNECGKSFSKSSTLINHQRVHSGERPYECTECAKSFSRKSNLINHLRVHSGEKPYECAECGKSFSQKSSLTIHLKVHTGEKPYECTECGKSCSQKANLIKHLRVHTGEKPYECCECGKCFTQRPVLIKHQRVHTREKPYEVRHCGKSLSNKSALEQNRVHTGEKPYACRQCGKSFSQKSYVMQHLRVHTGEKPYECRECGMSFRRRDHLIVHLRVHTGEKPYQCTECGKAFSQKSTLMKHLRVHSGETC; translated from the exons gatgtGAACTTTGAGGACGTAGTCAttgccttctctcaggaggagtgggggctccttgatgaggctcagaaacTTCTGTACTAcaatgtgatgctggaagtgtttgcatttgtatcatctgtag gttgttggcataaaatGGATGATGAGGAGGCCTGTTCTGATCAGAGTGTATCtatacaaggagagtcacaggtcggggcttctaagacagctacagccacccagaagacccttctgtgtaagcggtgtttctctgtgttacaacatattttgcacctgactggGTCACATGCAGCACACTTTGGGCAGACAGCCTTCTGTAGTGACACATGTGTTGGAGATGTCTGTTTCAGTACAAATCCTCATCAGCAACAGAGCAATGAATGTGGAGAGGAGCCCTGGAAAGAAGCTATGAATGGGGCCTCCTTTGTGAGCAGGTGCAGCTTCTCCTTATCTTTGGTGCCTTCAACCAGCAGGGAGGTTGGGGAAGACTTGCTGTACAACTCAGAGcttccccagcaccaggccactctcaacactgaggagctacactgtggcagtgagatttcacaggaatttcttGATGGAAAAAGTCATCACCAGTGGGGTGAATGTGAAGACACTGCCATCCACAACCTGAAAGTTGTTCAATGTCAGGGTGCATTTTCTGGAAAAGTGATTTATGAATGTAACAAATGTAGGAAAGTGTTTAGAcgaatctttaacctcattcAACATAAGAGAGTTCACCCTGGAGAACAGCTGTATGAGTATAGAGAATGTGGGAAGTTCTTCAGGGAAAGAAGTACACTCATTAaccaccagagagttcacactggagagaggcCATATgagtgtaatgaatgtgggaagtTCTTCAGGGAAAGAAGTACACTCATTAaccaccagagagttcacactggagagaggcCATATGAGTGTAATGAATGTGGAAAGTTCTTCAGGGAAAGAAGTACATTCATTAaccaccagagagttcacactggagagaggcCATATgagtgtaatgaatgtgggaagtccttcagtaaAAGTAGTACACTCATTAACCACCAGAGAGTTCACTCTGGAGAGAGGCCATATGAGTGTACTGAATGTGCGAAGTCTTTTAGCCGAAAATCTAATCTTATTAACCATCTGAGAGttcacagtggagagaagccatatgagtgtgctgaatgtgggaagtcttttagccAAAAATCTAGCCTTACTATACATCTaaaagttcacactggagagaagccatatgagtgtactgaatgtgggaagtcttgtAGCCAAAAAGCTAACCTTATTAAACAtctgagagttcacactggagaaaagccatatgagtgttgtgaatgtgggaagtgcTTCACACAAAGACCTGTACTCATtaaacaccagagagttcacactagAGAGAAGCCATATGAGGTTAGACATTGTGGGAAGTCCTTGAGTAATAAGTCTGCCCTTGAACAAAacagagttcatacaggagaaaagccatatgcATGCAGacaatgtgggaagtcttttagccAAAAATCTTACGTTATGCAACAtctgagagttcacactggagagaagccatatgagtgtagagAATGTGGGATGTCCTTTCGACGAAGGGATCACCTCATTGTACacctcagagttcacactggagagaagccgtATCAGTGTACTGAATGTGGGAAGGCTTTTAGCCAGAAATCTACTCTTATGAAACATCTGAGAGTTCACAGTGGAGAGACGTGTTAA